One region of Pseudomonas glycinae genomic DNA includes:
- a CDS encoding head completion/stabilization protein has product MSFSGKPTTFVEQAIENDGFWPDLSVTEFQKGYRLPAEHLVEMLVINLATAMTEVNRDLAKLKARWQGAGVSRVESADSTVLPERTFQAETYKRAVYCRAKASLLPEFASIIRRESAENLGKEAPERKETFLEFSQQAVRSLQGRGRITAVLL; this is encoded by the coding sequence ATGAGCTTTTCCGGGAAACCCACCACCTTTGTGGAACAAGCGATCGAGAACGACGGCTTCTGGCCGGACCTCTCTGTGACCGAGTTCCAGAAGGGTTACCGCCTTCCGGCGGAGCACCTGGTAGAGATGCTGGTCATCAACCTGGCCACGGCCATGACCGAGGTCAACCGTGACCTCGCCAAGTTGAAAGCGCGCTGGCAGGGCGCTGGAGTGTCACGCGTTGAATCTGCAGACAGCACCGTCCTGCCGGAGCGCACCTTTCAAGCTGAGACGTACAAGCGCGCCGTGTATTGCCGTGCGAAAGCCAGCTTGCTGCCGGAATTCGCCTCGATCATCCGTCGGGAAAGTGCGGAGAATCTGGGCAAGGAAGCCCCCGAGCGCAAGGAAACGTTTCTGGAGTTCAGCCAGCAGGCCGTCCGATCGCTACAGGGTCGCGGCCGCATCACGGCGGTGCTGCTGTGA
- a CDS encoding phage tail protein, producing MIKLRALTTFLIERRLVEPEQLDSWTNQVNLELIWKPDVGGMRMGDMRYSATIALERFADHPGRLMALVGSWLESHDQDRDELPPAKFDITMLDNDLADVDITLEFIEPQYLAEDPQGEIEGFGKTWSFIPFDLWVAEHGEVSSRGRA from the coding sequence GTGATCAAGCTCCGCGCCCTGACCACGTTCCTGATCGAGCGCCGGCTGGTCGAGCCTGAGCAGTTGGACAGCTGGACCAATCAGGTGAATCTCGAACTGATCTGGAAGCCTGACGTCGGCGGCATGCGCATGGGTGACATGCGCTACAGCGCCACGATCGCGCTGGAGCGTTTCGCCGATCATCCGGGGCGCCTGATGGCGTTGGTGGGCAGTTGGCTGGAGAGCCACGACCAGGACCGCGACGAACTGCCGCCTGCGAAGTTCGACATCACGATGCTCGACAACGATCTGGCCGACGTCGATATCACCCTCGAATTCATCGAGCCGCAATACCTGGCCGAGGATCCGCAGGGCGAAATCGAGGGTTTTGGTAAGACCTGGTCGTTCATCCCGTTTGACCTATGGGTCGCTGAACACGGCGAGGTGTCGAGCCGTGGCCGGGCGTAG
- a CDS encoding phage virion morphogenesis protein: MAGRSTFELDARGYLGVREQLALLSLPPQLRRRLLNNVSKRVRSMSRKRVRDQQNLDGSPFEARKGTGKGKKKMEAGLAKLMQVTRVSPDEAVLGWRNALTSWVAAQQHNGVSERRTAAQMKRWNKVPEGLAATEKQAKRLRRLGFKVRQAGKKSLTRPSVAWIQEHVNYAKAGLLIRILDDEKAESSGAQSWEITLPKRQFIGVSTERDTGLLLNQVLQQILNSPR, from the coding sequence GTGGCCGGGCGTAGCACCTTCGAACTCGATGCCCGGGGTTACCTGGGCGTGCGCGAGCAATTGGCGCTGCTGAGCCTGCCGCCGCAACTGCGCCGGCGTTTGCTAAACAACGTCTCCAAGCGCGTGCGATCGATGAGCCGCAAGCGGGTACGCGACCAGCAGAACCTCGACGGGTCACCGTTCGAGGCGCGCAAGGGCACCGGCAAGGGCAAAAAGAAGATGGAGGCGGGGCTGGCCAAGCTGATGCAGGTCACCCGTGTCAGCCCCGACGAAGCTGTGCTGGGCTGGAGAAACGCCCTGACCAGTTGGGTCGCGGCGCAGCAACACAACGGCGTCAGTGAACGCCGCACCGCCGCCCAGATGAAGCGCTGGAACAAGGTTCCGGAGGGACTAGCCGCGACCGAGAAACAGGCAAAGCGACTGCGGCGCTTGGGCTTCAAGGTTCGCCAGGCGGGCAAAAAGTCACTGACCAGGCCGTCTGTGGCTTGGATTCAAGAGCATGTGAACTACGCCAAGGCGGGGCTGCTGATCCGCATCTTGGACGATGAAAAAGCCGAGAGCAGCGGCGCGCAGAGCTGGGAAATCACCCTGCCCAAGCGCCAGTTCATCGGCGTCAGCACCGAACGAGACACTGGCTTGCTGCTGAACCAGGTGCTCCAACAAATTCTCAATTCACCCCGCTAG
- a CDS encoding DUF2586 domain-containing protein, whose translation MALGKVSVNNLNLGQGAVTEIERYFLFIGTAAKNVGQLLALNTDSDLDGSLGIPASDLKTQITAARLNGGDRWACLAAPVAADGDWFEALTNAQQKGFSVEAVVITKPVTEGAQLSAMHDAAIALNNTFGRRAFVLAASAGITVQQTWSEYLIEQKKITADLAAPRVLVVPQLHGNDLGVLAGRLANAAVSIADSPMRVASGAVLGLGTVPVDKEGVPLPSAIRAELDAARFSVSQTYPDYPGVFWGDGNMLDAPASDFQVVEYLRLADKAARQVRPLLIRRVGDRRLNNSPNSMAAAISAFMKPLRQMAKATTFAGEVFPGEIESPQDGDIVLVWRSKTKVEIYIKIRPLNCPKDLTANIALDLSHDDSE comes from the coding sequence ATGGCACTCGGCAAAGTCAGCGTTAACAACCTCAATCTCGGCCAGGGTGCCGTGACTGAGATCGAACGCTATTTCCTTTTCATCGGCACCGCCGCCAAAAACGTCGGCCAGTTGCTCGCCCTCAATACCGACAGCGACCTCGACGGTTCGCTGGGTATTCCGGCCAGTGATTTGAAAACCCAGATCACGGCCGCACGTCTCAACGGCGGCGATCGCTGGGCGTGCCTGGCCGCTCCGGTCGCGGCCGACGGTGACTGGTTCGAAGCGCTGACGAATGCGCAGCAAAAAGGCTTTTCAGTCGAAGCGGTGGTTATCACCAAGCCTGTGACCGAGGGCGCGCAGTTGTCGGCCATGCATGACGCGGCGATCGCGCTGAACAACACCTTCGGCCGTCGCGCTTTCGTCTTGGCGGCAAGTGCTGGCATCACTGTGCAACAGACCTGGTCGGAATACCTGATCGAGCAGAAGAAAATTACCGCCGATCTGGCGGCGCCGCGTGTCCTGGTCGTGCCGCAGTTGCACGGCAATGACCTGGGAGTGCTGGCTGGTCGACTGGCCAACGCCGCCGTGAGCATTGCTGACAGTCCAATGCGCGTGGCGTCCGGTGCAGTGTTGGGGCTGGGCACCGTTCCCGTCGACAAGGAAGGCGTGCCGTTGCCGTCCGCCATTCGCGCCGAACTGGATGCGGCTCGCTTCTCCGTGTCGCAAACCTATCCCGATTACCCAGGCGTGTTCTGGGGCGACGGCAACATGCTGGATGCACCGGCGAGCGATTTTCAGGTAGTCGAGTATTTGCGCCTGGCCGACAAGGCTGCTCGCCAAGTTCGCCCGCTGCTGATCCGCCGTGTAGGCGATCGCCGCCTGAACAATTCGCCCAACAGCATGGCGGCCGCAATCAGCGCTTTCATGAAGCCACTGCGCCAGATGGCCAAGGCCACCACGTTCGCCGGCGAGGTGTTCCCTGGCGAGATCGAATCGCCCCAGGACGGCGACATCGTCCTGGTGTGGCGCAGCAAAACCAAGGTTGAGATCTACATCAAGATCCGACCGCTCAACTGCCCGAAAGACCTCACGGCGAACATCGCCCTGGACCTTTCCCACGACGATTCGGAGTAA
- a CDS encoding phage protein — MSRIGGKNFDINLGDLQIHVESCTLDITDNTAVAQTRGVPNGTVDGDVSASGEFEFDTNNFNLLIEAARSAGSFRQLEPFDSVFFAKAGDEELRIEAFGCKLKVSSLLSVDPKGGEKTKHKVPFDVSSPDFIRINGVPYLAAAEIEGLR, encoded by the coding sequence ATGTCCCGTATTGGCGGTAAAAACTTCGACATCAACCTGGGCGATCTGCAGATCCACGTTGAAAGTTGCACCCTGGATATCACCGACAACACCGCCGTGGCGCAAACCCGTGGCGTCCCCAACGGCACCGTCGACGGCGATGTGTCTGCCAGTGGCGAGTTCGAGTTCGACACCAACAACTTCAACCTGCTGATCGAGGCGGCACGCTCTGCCGGCAGCTTCCGTCAGTTGGAACCTTTCGACTCGGTGTTCTTCGCCAAAGCCGGCGATGAAGAACTGCGCATCGAGGCCTTCGGCTGCAAGTTGAAGGTGTCCAGCCTGCTCAGTGTCGACCCGAAAGGCGGCGAGAAAACCAAGCACAAGGTGCCGTTCGACGTTTCCAGTCCGGACTTCATCCGCATCAACGGCGTGCCGTATCTGGCAGCTGCCGAGATCGAGGGCCTGCGCTGA
- a CDS encoding TraR/DksA family transcriptional regulator — MVCPFDRAQALEQRQRDQAIAAQLARTRPIGPSLTHCEDCDKPIPEKRQALGGMTRCVPCQTIFEKEVLR; from the coding sequence ATGGTCTGCCCGTTCGACCGCGCCCAGGCATTGGAGCAACGCCAGCGTGACCAGGCGATCGCCGCTCAGCTGGCCCGCACGCGGCCGATCGGGCCAAGCCTGACCCATTGCGAGGACTGCGATAAACCGATCCCCGAAAAACGCCAGGCGTTGGGCGGTATGACTCGCTGCGTGCCGTGCCAAACCATTTTTGAGAAAGAGGTTCTGCGATGA
- a CDS encoding lysozyme has translation MSLRTKIATGVIVLASAPLLAFLGKWEGNGQNVVYPDKLARGLPTVCKGITRYTTPYPLIVGDYWSPARCAEVEQLVVEKGQVALADCLSNPAIGQKTFDALSSHGHNFGVPSTCASRAVGLINAGRIAEGCKALAWAPDGKTAVWSSITDAQGRKQFVPGLHARRRAEAAMCAEGL, from the coding sequence TTGAGCCTGCGCACCAAGATCGCCACCGGAGTGATCGTGCTGGCCAGCGCGCCTTTGCTCGCATTCCTGGGCAAGTGGGAAGGCAATGGCCAGAACGTGGTGTACCCCGACAAGCTGGCCCGTGGCCTGCCTACGGTGTGCAAGGGCATCACCCGTTACACCACTCCGTATCCGTTGATCGTCGGTGACTACTGGTCGCCGGCACGCTGTGCCGAGGTGGAGCAGCTGGTGGTCGAGAAAGGCCAAGTGGCTCTGGCTGACTGCCTGAGCAACCCAGCGATCGGGCAAAAGACTTTCGACGCCCTGAGCAGCCACGGCCACAACTTCGGTGTGCCAAGTACCTGTGCCAGTCGCGCGGTCGGCTTGATCAATGCCGGCCGCATCGCCGAGGGCTGCAAGGCGTTGGCCTGGGCGCCGGATGGCAAGACAGCAGTGTGGTCGTCGATCACCGATGCCCAGGGCCGCAAGCAGTTTGTACCCGGGCTGCACGC